One window of the Ammospiza nelsoni isolate bAmmNel1 chromosome 2, bAmmNel1.pri, whole genome shotgun sequence genome contains the following:
- the LAG3 gene encoding lymphocyte activation gene 3 protein — protein MRLVSLLLFLIFTLLPFTAGHIPPGLLEGRSREQKVWVREGSSAVLPCHLGPRKTRESSKQLPDKISVLWKRHGGSVHQEPHVVLEVGYSGLQKTAQLMKPRVSLQDSALRNGNFSLRIVPVRGEDAGLYEAQVKYRTEVHSCLVELGVITVTLSPPSPVIESEMLSMSCNSSHRASLVETCWFHKEHLGPTSRTFCSLSGTLSILHPAMSDAGSWRCQLRYSDKEIISATFNLQILGFDGPSSPVVYAAAGSAADLPCSLSYLPRALGMRVVAAHWSHLAGGHLEDRGISQNLSSRSFPLHVPVVGPGDAGQYRCAVSVGHRTISRDVTLAVLTVTPSIQGPVSEGARLLLICSLTHAQGHERFQWTHLDSAPTKSKLALATPRSLESHSSRVGPTLEIPQVSRKDTGNWECSVHGPEGRLGAVEYDLQITGAQVSSAPSIFSGQITFGLTLTLFFLLAICVVALALQKRAQAPAFPALEGMFAASVPWKPMEEKQKGKKQQTEC, from the exons ATGAGgctggtgtccctgctgctgttcctcatCTTCACTCTGCTGCCTTTCACTG CTGGCCACATCCCACCAGGACTATTGGAGGGGAGAAGCAGGGAGCAGAAAGTGTGGGTCAGAGAGGGGAGTTCAGCCGTGCTGCCCTGCCACTTGGGCCCCAGAAAGACAAGGGAGAGCTCAAAGCAGCTGCCTGACAAGATATCCGTGCTGTGGAAGAGGCATGGGGGAAG CGTGCACCAGGAGCCACACGTGGTGCTGGAGGTGGGCTACTCGGGCCTGCAGAAGACAGCCCAGCTCATGAAGCCCCGGGTGTCGCTCCAGGACTCTGCCCTGCGCAATGGCAACTTCTCCCTGCGCATCGTGCCCGTGCGCGGCGAGGACGCGGGGCTCTACGAGGCACAGGTGAAATACAGGACGGAGGTGCACAGCTGCCTCGTGGAGCTGGGGGTGATCACAG TGACCCTCAGTCCTCCCAGTCCAGTGATAGAAAGTGAGATGCTCTCGATGAGCTGCAACTCCAGCCACCGGGCCAGCCTTGTGGAGACGTGCTGGTTCCACAAGGAGCACCTGGGCCCCACCTCCAGGACCTTCTGCTCCTTGTCCGGGACTCTCTCCATCCTCCATCCAGCCATGAGCGACGCGGGCTCCTGGCGCTGCCAGCTTCGCTACTCTGATAAGGAGATAATTTCTGCCACCTTCAACCTGCAAATTCTGG GTTTTGATGGCCCAAGCAGCCCTGTGGTCTATgcagcagctggctctgcagctgatCTACCCTGCAGTCTGAGCTACCTTCCCAGAGCCCTTGGGATGAGGGTGGTGGCAGCCCACTGGAGCCATCTTGCAGGAGGACATTTGGAAGACAGGGGCATCTCCCAGAACCTGAGCAGCAGAAGCTTCCCCCTACATGTCCCCGTGGTGGGGCCGGGCGATGCAGGGCAGTACCGCTGCGCTGTCTCAGTGGGACACAGGACAATCAGCAGGGATGTGACCTTGGCCGTGCTTACAG TGACTCCGAGCATCCAAGGACCAGTTTCTGAGGGGGCTCGTTTGCTGCTCATCTGCAGCCTCACACACGCCCAGGGACATGAGCGTTTCCAGTGGACTCACCTTGACTCAGCCCCCACTAAGAGCAAGCTGGCTCTGGCTACTCCCCGTAGCTTGGAGAGCCACAGCTCCCGGGTGGGACCTACCTTGGAAATACCCCAAGTGTCACGAAAGGACACGGGCAACTGGGAATGCAGCGTGCATGGCCCAGAAGGCAGACTGGGAGCAGTGGAGTATGACCTGCAGATCACAG GTGCCCAGGTCTCCAGCGCTCCCTCCATCTTTAGTGGGCAGATTACCTTTGGGCTCACACTCACCCTCTTCTTCCTGCTTGCCATTTGTGTCGTGGCTCTGGCCCTACAAAAAAGG GCacaggctcctgccttcccagccctggaggggaTGTTTGCAGCCAGTGTGCCCTGGAAGCCCatggaggagaagcagaaagggAAGAAGCAGCAAACGGAGTGCTGA